From a single Sparus aurata chromosome 13, fSpaAur1.1, whole genome shotgun sequence genomic region:
- the LOC115594267 gene encoding macrophage colony-stimulating factor 1 receptor 2-like yields the protein MYEENLQDLVQVPRSNPKHTGTYRCGYSNQSLEHLYTWIHLYVKDPARPNSVFVTSRRPPHVKEDQDFLFRCLLTDPSVTNLTLQSEGSNGGRGRGLPRGMNVTFDPKRGALIRDLQRSFNGRYFCSGWKDGQQFKSEAVDLRVVPRLRHPPSVSVSQAVLVCLEGEKFEVTCRSSNPNHFHNLTWTDPSKKTLKLPVHRKPFDGRHYMESTLKISAVSQIHSGTYTCTAINDAGVATATTQLRVLDGPYLWIYLQPMQHANTNNKTTEVNEDLVANISSMPMKVQGQLEAKISSGSLEVNKELIANVSTHKIDANGDSSVNISGSGMVEVYEGQDVMLTFVIESYPPIMNQSWTTPTKVKDNYNNIVYQETYTANGYRSEASLLLRRVRQEDRGQYSFHFSNSFFSGSYNIDLQIYRSPSTVVSVENDTLTCRSSGYPLPIILWYACPGFQDTCGDVSAYQVSPADVTSQEGEEEVRIHLTLPLSAGDVTVECVAYNDVGESREIFNPRQPKIFFTQPLIGALSAAAVLLLLLLVVFYKWRQKPKYEIRWKIIESTDGNNYTFVDPTQLPYNYKWEFPRDKLRLGAVLGSGAFGKVVEATAYGLGKENDITRVAVKMLKPSALSVEREALMSELKILSHLGYHDNIVNLLGACTQGGPMLMITEYCSHGDLLNFLRGHAQDFMESFLSVDEVEGEAFYKNIAIQQARLRSDSGISCSSDYQEMQPVLSPGQTNLGVQTGSLSVGDLMRFSHQVAQGLDFLSTRNCIHRDVAARNVLLTDHCVAKICDFGLARDIRNDDSYIVQGNARLPVKWMAPESIFQCVYTVQSDVWSYGVLLWEIFSLGKSPYPNVVVDTHFYKMIKDGGHMNQPDFAPAEMYQLMTHCWSLEPTDRPTFKVIAQLINRLLPSTGDTSPYHGDQMYRNIDECREEEEEEEEEITGRNTLKRGEEEERRDDSDDKEEESGMKNIYQLS from the exons ATGTATGAGGAGAATCTGCAGGATCTGGTGCAAGTACCGAGGTCGAACCCCAAGCACACCGGGACATACCGCTGTGGGTACAGCAACCAGAGCCTGGAACACCTGTACACATGGATCCACCTGTATGTCAAAG ATCCTGCTCGCCCCAACAGCGTTTTCGTCACATCTCGCAGACCCCCTCATGTCAAGGAAGACCAGGACTTCCTATTCAGGTGTCTGCTTACCGACCCGTCAGTCACTAACCTCACCCTCCAATCAGAGGGCAGCAATGGGGGAAGGGGGCGGGGCCTACCCCGGGGCATGAATGTGACTTTTGACCCCAAAAGAGGGGCCTTGATCCGAGACCTGCAGAGGTCATTCAACGGACGCTACTTTTGTTCAGGCTGGAAGGATGGACAGCAGTTCAAATCCGAAGCTGTCGACCTGCGTGTGGTCCCCA ggttGCGTCatcctccctctgtgtctgtcagtcagGCTGTATTGGTTTGTTTGGAAGGAGAGAAGTTTGAGGTCACCTGTCGGAGCAGTAACCCCAACCATTTCCACAACCTCACCTGGACAGACCCGAGCAAAAAG aCGCTAAAACTTCCTGTTCACCGTAAACCGTTTGATGGCCGCCATTACATGGAAAGCACTCTGAAGatctctgctgtcagtcagatACACAGTGGAACCTACACCTGCACAGCTATCAATGATGCTGGAGTCGCCACAGCAACCACACAGCTCAGAGTTCTAG ATGGCCCCTACCTGTGGATCTACCTGCAGCCGATGCAGCATGCTAACACTAACAACAAGACCACAGAAGTCAACGAGGACCtggttgctaacattagcagcatGCCAATGAAGGTGCAAGGACAGCTTGAAGCTAAAATTAGCAGTGGTTCACTTGAAGTGAACAAGGAACTAATCGCCAATGTTAGCACCCATAAAATTGATGCAAATGGGGATAGCAGTGTTAATATCAGCGGCAGCGGCATGGTGGAGGTCTATGAAGGTCAAGATGTGATGCTGACCTTTGTGATAGAGTCATATCCTCCAATCATGAACCAGAGCTGGACAACACCAACAAAGGTCAAGGACAACTACAACAACATTGTGTACCAGGAGACCTACACTGCTAATGGCtacag GTCGGAAGCGAGTTTGCTGTTGCGGCGAGTTCGTCAAGAGGATCGAGGTCAATACTCATTCCACTTCTCCAACTCATTCTTTAGCGGCTCATATAACATCGACCTCCAAATTTACC GTTCTCCGAGTACTGTAGTCAGTGTGGAGAATGACACTCTGACCTGCAGAAGCTCTGGATATCCACTACCCATAATCCTCTGGTACGCCTGTCCAGGGTTCCAGGACAC gtgTGGAGATGTCTCTGCCTACCAGGTTTCCCCAGCAGATGTGACTTCacaggagggtgaggaggaagtCAGAATACACCTGACCCTTCCTCTGTCAGctggtgatgtcactgtggaGTGTGTCGCTTACAATGACGTGGGAGAGTCTCGTGAAATCTTTAATCCTC GACAACCTAAAATATTCTTCACGCAGCCTCTGATTGGAGCTTtgagtgctgctgctgtactTCTCTTGCTTTTATTGGTCGTGTTTTACAAGTGGAGACAG AAACCGAAATATGAGATTCGTTGGAAGATCATCGAGAGCACAGATGGAAACAACTACACCTTTGTTGACCCAACCCAGCTGCCATACAACTACAAGTGGGAGTTTCCCAGGGACAAACTCCGCCTTG GTGCTGTTTTGGGTTCAGGGGCCTTTGGAAAAGTCGTGGAAGCAACAGCATACGGTCTGGGAAAGGAGAACGACATCACACGGGTCGCTGTCAAGATGCTCAAAC CGAGCGCTCTCTCTGTGGAACGTGAAGCTCTGATGTCGGAGCTGAAGATCCTCAGCCATCTTGGTTACCATGACAACATTGTAAACCTATTGGGCGCCTGCACTCAAGGAG GCCCCATGTTGATGATCACAGAGTACTGTAGCCATGGCGACTTACTCAACTTCCTACGGGGTCATGCTCAGGACTTCATGGAGTCCTTTTTGAGTGTTGATGAAGTGGAGGGGGAGGCTTTCTATAAGAACATAGCCATCCAGCAGGCACGGCTTAGGAG TGATAGTGGTATCTCCTGCTCCTCAGACTATCAGGAGATGCAGCCAGTTCTGAGTCCAGGACAAACAAACCTGG GTGTTCAGACAGGCAGTCTGTCTGTTGGTGACCTCATGAGGTTTTCCCACCAGGTGGCTCAGGGTCTGGACTTTTTGTCCACCAGGAAT tgtatCCACAGAGATGTAGCAGCGAGGAACGTCCTGTTGACTGATCATTGTGTTGCAAAGATCTGTGACTTCGGTTTGGCCCGAGACATCCGCAACGACGACAGCTACATTGTACAGGGAAAT gctcGTCTACCTGTGAAGTGGATGGCTCCAGAGAGCatctttcagtgtgtttacaccGTCCAGAGTGATGTCTGGTCCTACGGAGTCTTACTGTGGGAGATCTTCTCTCtgg GTAAGAGCCCCTACCCAAACGTTGTTGTGGATACCCACTTTTACAAGATGATCAAAGATGGCGGCCACATGAATCAGCCAGACTTCGCTCCAGCAGAGAT GTATCAGCTGATGACGCACTGCTGGAGTTTGGAGCCCACAGACAGACCAACATTTAAAGTGATTGCTCAGCTCATTAACAGGCTCCTCCCCTCCACCGGTGACACGTCACCATATCATGGCGACCAG ATGTACAGGAACATCGATGagtgcagagaagaagaagaagaagaagaagaggagatcacaggcagaaacacactgaagagaggagaagaagaagagcgccGTGACGACAGTGATGATAAGGAGGAGGAGTCAGGGATGAAGAACATCTACCAGCTGTCCTGA